One part of the [Synechococcus] sp. NIES-970 genome encodes these proteins:
- a CDS encoding hypothetical protein (conserved hypothetical protein (TIGR00252)), translating into MADPAAKKLAALALGEQGELFVQQHLETQGWQIIARRWHCRWGELDLVALDPISQLLAFVEVKTRKSDSLDHQGLLAITPSKQRKIIQAALHFLAQFPQYENYGCRFDVALITCGKGVNGAPELSLIDYLAGAFEADAF; encoded by the coding sequence ATGGCTGATCCAGCAGCAAAAAAATTAGCGGCCCTGGCCCTGGGAGAACAGGGAGAACTGTTTGTGCAGCAACACCTAGAGACCCAGGGTTGGCAGATTATCGCCCGCCGTTGGCATTGTCGCTGGGGAGAGTTGGATTTAGTGGCCTTGGATCCCATTTCTCAACTGTTGGCCTTTGTGGAAGTAAAAACGAGAAAATCGGACAGCCTAGATCACCAAGGGCTTTTGGCGATCACCCCCAGCAAGCAGCGTAAAATCATCCAGGCTGCCCTGCATTTTTTAGCTCAATTTCCCCAGTATGAAAATTACGGCTGTCGCTTTGATGTGGCTCTGATCACCTGCGGCAAAGGCGTCAATGGTGCTCCTGAATTGAGTCTGATCGATTATCTCGCCGGGGCATTCGAGGCCGATGCATTCTAG
- a CDS encoding von Willebrand factor type A domain protein, whose amino-acid sequence MKVGLQALLSDAHLDANQPQSQRQLSISIGAIAADFQNALPLNLCLVLDHSGSMAGQPLRTVKEAALQLVDQLQPGDRLSVIAFDHKAKVIVANQEVTDKAQIKAKINRLEAAGGTCIDDGLKLGLQELTSSPGKRVAQVFMLTDGENEHGDNGRCLEIAKVAAEYGVTFNTLGFGENWNQDVLETIADAANGSLAYIEAPDQALREFERLLQRAQSVGLTNAQLLLQLTPGARLADLKPLAQVAPETIELPVQREGDFYGVRLGDLLTDVPRIILANLYIDQLPPGQQTIALAQVRYDDPATGQTRLMSESMPVTVAVQSQYQPAPNPAVQQSILALAKYRQTQLAEDKLKAGDRQGAATLLQTAAQTAIQLGDKNAATILQQNATQLQSGQALSEGDRKRTRIAAKTMIQP is encoded by the coding sequence ATGAAAGTCGGACTCCAAGCACTCCTGAGCGATGCTCACCTCGATGCCAATCAGCCCCAAAGTCAACGGCAACTTTCCATTTCGATTGGGGCGATCGCCGCTGATTTCCAAAATGCCCTCCCCCTAAACCTGTGCCTGGTGCTTGACCATAGTGGCTCCATGGCCGGGCAACCCTTGCGCACCGTCAAGGAAGCCGCTTTACAACTGGTCGATCAACTCCAGCCGGGCGATCGCCTCTCTGTCATTGCCTTTGACCACAAGGCCAAAGTGATTGTCGCCAACCAAGAAGTCACAGACAAGGCCCAGATCAAAGCCAAAATCAACCGCCTCGAAGCCGCTGGGGGAACATGTATCGATGATGGGCTCAAGCTTGGCCTCCAGGAACTTACCAGTAGCCCAGGAAAACGAGTTGCCCAAGTTTTTATGCTCACCGATGGCGAAAATGAACATGGCGACAATGGCCGCTGCTTAGAAATTGCCAAAGTTGCCGCCGAATATGGAGTCACCTTCAACACCCTCGGTTTTGGAGAAAATTGGAACCAAGACGTCCTCGAAACCATCGCCGACGCTGCCAATGGTAGTCTGGCCTACATTGAAGCACCAGACCAAGCCCTGAGGGAATTTGAACGGCTCCTCCAACGCGCTCAGTCGGTGGGACTCACCAATGCCCAATTGCTGCTACAACTGACCCCGGGGGCACGGCTGGCCGACCTCAAACCCCTCGCCCAAGTTGCTCCAGAAACCATCGAACTCCCCGTGCAACGGGAGGGGGATTTCTACGGGGTGCGCCTGGGGGATCTCTTAACCGATGTTCCTCGGATTATTTTGGCTAATCTCTACATCGATCAACTCCCCCCAGGCCAGCAGACCATTGCCCTGGCCCAGGTACGCTATGACGACCCTGCCACTGGTCAAACGCGTCTTATGTCTGAAAGTATGCCTGTGACAGTGGCGGTACAGAGTCAATATCAGCCAGCCCCGAACCCCGCTGTGCAGCAGTCAATCCTTGCCCTCGCAAAATATCGTCAAACCCAATTAGCCGAAGATAAACTCAAGGCAGGCGATCGCCAAGGGGCCGCAACCCTCTTGCAAACGGCAGCCCAAACAGCAATTCAATTGGGAGATAAAAACGCCGCAACTATCCTTCAGCAAAACGCCACCCAACTCCAGTCTGGGCAAGCACTCTCAGAAGGCGATCGCAAACGGACGCGCATTGCCGCCAAAACCATGATTCAACCCTAA
- a CDS encoding S4 domain protein — protein MTQVPSDEPTIQLDQFLKITDLVTTGGQAKLVIQGGFVEVNGETETRRKRKLRHGDIVSFEEATVQVEFDEES, from the coding sequence ATGACCCAAGTGCCTAGCGACGAACCGACGATCCAATTGGATCAATTTTTGAAAATCACAGACCTCGTCACCACAGGGGGCCAAGCCAAACTGGTGATTCAAGGGGGTTTTGTGGAAGTCAACGGAGAAACAGAAACCCGGCGCAAACGCAAGCTTCGCCACGGAGATATAGTGAGCTTTGAGGAGGCAACAGTCCAGGTGGAATTTGACGAAGAATCCTAA
- a CDS encoding dienelactone hydrolase family protein — protein MPQLQRETVQIPNGDLEIAAYVSYPVTLEPLPAVVVVQEIFGVNSHIRDVTDRVAQLGYVAIAPALYQRLAPGFEAGYTPADIQLGRQYKEQTKATELLSDLQATIDYLYGLPQVKQTGVGAIGFCFGGHVTYLGATLPAIKATASFYGAGITTWCPGESNRVTLDYTAQIQGKLYGFFGLADQSIPSEQIDQIEAALKTHQIEHRIFRYDGADHGFFCDRRASYNKQAAQAAWQEVQQLFATTL, from the coding sequence ATGCCCCAACTCCAGAGAGAAACAGTACAAATTCCCAATGGTGACCTGGAGATTGCCGCCTATGTGAGCTATCCAGTCACCTTAGAGCCGTTACCAGCGGTGGTCGTAGTCCAAGAAATTTTTGGGGTGAATAGCCACATTCGCGATGTCACAGATCGCGTTGCACAATTGGGCTATGTGGCGATCGCCCCAGCTCTTTATCAGCGTCTGGCCCCAGGCTTTGAGGCAGGGTATACCCCAGCAGATATTCAACTGGGCCGTCAGTACAAAGAACAGACAAAGGCAACAGAGCTATTGAGCGATCTCCAGGCGACAATCGACTATCTCTACGGTTTGCCCCAGGTAAAACAAACAGGGGTTGGGGCCATCGGTTTTTGCTTTGGGGGCCATGTCACTTATCTGGGGGCGACCTTACCCGCAATTAAGGCAACGGCTTCTTTTTATGGGGCTGGGATTACCACTTGGTGTCCTGGAGAGTCCAATAGAGTGACCCTTGATTACACCGCCCAGATCCAGGGGAAACTGTATGGCTTTTTTGGCCTAGCGGATCAATCGATTCCTTCAGAACAGATCGATCAAATTGAAGCGGCCCTCAAGACCCACCAGATTGAGCACAGAATTTTTCGCTATGACGGGGCAGACCACGGCTTTTTTTGCGATCGCCGTGCCAGCTACAATAAACAGGCGGCCCAAGCAGCTTGGCAAGAAGTGCAACAGCTTTTTGCGACAACCCTCTAA
- a CDS encoding hypothetical protein (conserved hypothetical protein), which produces MEKDAKSPLILILPCALLMTVFISVWTVCVVVIAFCVAWFLWQQYRWQQLNHTLTPSFRRLIEANQGKITVADLTTATGLAGQDVRWFLNHQVKKYGAQTLNYEQGVVYYFLTSGALGSMFNGSDPEQKPVTAQTQTTAQMPSVEPPPPMIQTELAKRFSVHPSTLNKRRKKANFAEWSKVKDPDNIPWRYDPKTKQFSPQM; this is translated from the coding sequence ATGGAGAAAGACGCAAAAAGCCCCTTGATCCTGATTTTACCCTGTGCACTGTTGATGACCGTGTTCATTAGCGTTTGGACAGTCTGCGTTGTGGTGATCGCCTTTTGTGTCGCTTGGTTTCTGTGGCAACAGTACCGTTGGCAGCAGCTCAATCACACCCTCACCCCCAGTTTTCGTCGCCTCATCGAAGCGAACCAGGGGAAGATCACCGTTGCCGATCTAACCACAGCAACGGGGCTAGCTGGTCAGGATGTGCGCTGGTTTCTCAATCACCAGGTGAAGAAATATGGTGCTCAAACCCTGAATTATGAGCAAGGTGTCGTTTATTATTTCCTCACCAGTGGCGCCCTTGGCAGTATGTTTAACGGTAGTGACCCAGAGCAAAAACCCGTCACCGCCCAGACCCAAACAACAGCGCAAATGCCATCGGTAGAACCACCGCCACCGATGATTCAGACGGAACTGGCTAAACGTTTTTCGGTTCACCCCAGTACCCTCAATAAACGGCGGAAAAAAGCGAATTTTGCCGAATGGAGTAAGGTGAAAGACCCTGACAATATTCCCTGGCGCTATGATCCCAAAACCAAGCAGTTTTCTCCCCAGATGTGA
- a CDS encoding hypothetical protein (conserved hypothetical protein) has product MNYLIAVFPDRITAEEAFTQLEKAQVPTKSLAIVGKGYQTADEFGFIDPSKQARKQAKLMATWLIPFGFFGGFVFDYITGLDTFAWAGTPGNHIVGGFAGAIGGAMGSYFVGTTIGLAVGGGDALPYRNRLNAGKYLVIYKYELNKYRDLVTRLLQEQNPENLQGYSESGGM; this is encoded by the coding sequence ATGAACTACCTGATCGCCGTATTTCCTGACCGAATCACCGCCGAAGAAGCCTTCACCCAATTAGAAAAAGCCCAAGTCCCCACCAAAAGTCTCGCCATTGTCGGCAAAGGCTACCAAACCGCCGATGAATTTGGCTTTATCGACCCCTCCAAACAGGCCCGTAAACAGGCAAAACTGATGGCTACCTGGCTGATTCCCTTCGGTTTTTTTGGGGGTTTTGTCTTTGACTACATCACGGGGCTCGATACCTTTGCCTGGGCGGGGACACCAGGGAATCACATCGTCGGCGGCTTCGCTGGGGCGATCGGCGGGGCGATGGGGAGTTATTTTGTGGGCACAACCATTGGTTTAGCCGTCGGTGGTGGCGATGCTTTGCCCTACCGCAATCGTCTTAATGCCGGTAAATATTTAGTGATCTACAAATACGAGCTGAATAAATACCGCGACCTTGTGACTCGTCTACTTCAAGAACAAAACCCCGAAAACCTCCAGGGCTATTCGGAATCCGGCGGCATGTAG
- a CDS encoding L-cysteine/cystine lyase yields MADLHAHRQQFPALAHKNYFNYGGQGPLPQASLNAILDSYQQGEMQGPFSLAMGQWENEVIRDLRQAIAAELNAQPENIVLTENVTAGCNIALWGIDWQAGDEILLGDCEHPGIVGIVQEIAARFAVKVRICPLLDTLNAGDPVEAIAQQLTPQTRLLVISHLFWNTGQVLPLKEICARCHQGNVQVLVDAAQSFGVLPLDLPDLGVDFYAFTGHKWWCGPAGVGGLYISPGAIAEHRPTFIGWRGVTQWPSTTEVTLTPDGRRYEVATSAYPLYVGLTASMGFHQQWGTTAERYQQICEISAYAWEKLNAIAQVQCLKTAPPASGLVSFRVDAPQGHAEIVKQLEGQGFCLRTIRFPDCIRACTHYFTTSAEIDQLAIALKTCLETA; encoded by the coding sequence ATGGCTGACCTGCACGCCCACCGTCAACAGTTCCCCGCCCTCGCCCACAAAAACTACTTTAACTATGGCGGCCAAGGGCCACTGCCCCAAGCCAGCCTCAACGCCATTCTCGACAGTTATCAGCAGGGCGAAATGCAGGGGCCGTTTTCCCTCGCCATGGGCCAATGGGAAAATGAGGTGATTCGGGATCTGCGTCAGGCGATCGCCGCCGAGCTCAATGCTCAACCAGAAAATATTGTCCTCACCGAAAACGTTACCGCTGGCTGTAATATCGCCCTCTGGGGCATCGATTGGCAGGCCGGGGACGAAATTTTATTGGGAGACTGTGAACACCCAGGGATTGTGGGCATTGTCCAGGAAATTGCGGCTCGTTTTGCTGTAAAAGTTCGCATCTGTCCCCTGTTGGATACCTTGAATGCAGGGGATCCGGTGGAGGCGATCGCCCAACAGTTGACCCCCCAGACCCGTCTGCTGGTGATTAGCCATCTGTTTTGGAATACAGGTCAAGTGCTGCCCCTCAAGGAGATTTGCGCCCGCTGCCACCAAGGGAATGTTCAAGTGCTGGTAGATGCGGCCCAGTCTTTTGGGGTGTTGCCCCTCGATTTGCCAGATCTCGGTGTTGATTTCTATGCTTTCACCGGCCATAAGTGGTGGTGCGGCCCCGCCGGAGTGGGAGGACTCTATATTTCCCCAGGGGCGATCGCCGAGCATCGACCGACTTTTATCGGTTGGCGCGGCGTGACCCAATGGCCCTCCACGACAGAGGTAACTCTAACGCCAGATGGCCGCCGCTATGAAGTGGCCACCTCTGCCTATCCCCTCTACGTTGGTTTAACCGCATCCATGGGTTTTCATCAACAATGGGGCACAACGGCCGAGCGCTACCAACAAATTTGCGAAATCAGCGCCTATGCTTGGGAAAAACTGAACGCGATCGCCCAGGTGCAATGTCTCAAAACTGCGCCCCCCGCGTCCGGTTTAGTCTCATTTCGAGTGGATGCCCCCCAGGGTCACGCCGAAATTGTTAAACAACTAGAAGGCCAAGGTTTTTGTTTGCGGACGATCCGTTTCCCTGACTGTATCCGTGCCTGTACCCACTATTTCACCACCTCAGCAGAAATTGACCAGTTGGCGATCGCCTTGAAAACCTGCCTCGAAACTGCCTGA